One window from the genome of Diabrotica virgifera virgifera chromosome 6, PGI_DIABVI_V3a encodes:
- the LOC126886319 gene encoding uncharacterized protein LOC126886319, which translates to MPKRHYIRRQVHQQEPHIFDLYQKPRFDDTIRKEEFRTYTPYIKSFNNSDVVEFIINQSDAFFAIHDTLLEIKGSIKKAGNGTVSLAPNAGSFLFDTCTYIQSSHDMEIVRDPGVVSTIRSLLCYTPEDSKFLSTAGWNYPNYPHLTGDAFSLLIPIKHIFNIFNDYTKLTYGRQVFRFVRARNDKDCIVVQEPTGSTTVTTVSLTIASMELKVKHVFPNDDVKIELMTPIKNNTPITIPFRKWELNELPSLTAGSRREIWSVKTTSAVERPRYVIVAFQTSKRDDIHADPTLFDHIRMSSVRVVINGDYWPNERMQLDFTKNDYAIAHYNYTEFFPSYARSLTKHPILDYSAFKRYALFVFDCSKQDDTSFRSGTVDVKLEIEADEGFPAGTRAYCLIVHDSLLEYFPLTEVVKNII; encoded by the coding sequence ATGCCAAAACGCCACTATATTCGACGCCAGGTTCATCAGCAGGAACCACATATTTTCGATCTTTACCAAAAACCTCGGTTCGACGATACTATTAGAAAAGAAGAATTTCGTACATATACACCTTACATCAAGTCATTTAATAATAGTGATGTTGTCGAGTTTATCATAAATCAATCAGATGCATTTTTTGCGATACACGACACACTTTTAGAAATTAAAGGAAGTATCAAGAAAGCTGGTAATGGAACTGTTTCTCTTGCACCGAATGCTGGATCCTTCTTGTTTGATACCTGTACATACATCCAAAGTTCACATGACATGGAAATAGTTCGAGATCCAGGTGTAGTCAGCACTATTCGCAGTTTGTTGTGTTATACACCTGAAGATTCCAAATTTCTCAGTACTGCAGGATGGAACTATCCGAATTATCCACATTTAACAGGGGACGCCTTTAGTTTACTGATTCCAATCAAAcatattttcaacattttcaaCGATTACACTAAATTAACCTATGGTCGTCAAGTGTTTCGCTTTGTTCGAGCGCGTAATGATAAAGATTGCATTGTTGTCCAAGAACCTACTGGTTCCACGACGGTAACAACAGTATCATTAACCATCGCCAGCATGGAACTCAAGGTCAAACATGTCTTTCCCAATGATGATGTGAAAATCGAATTAATGACTCCGATTAAGAATAATACACCGATAACCATACCTTTCCGTAAATGGGAGCTCAATGAACTACCTTCACTTACGGCAGGATCTCGACGAGAGATATGGAGTGTAAAGACAACTTCAGCTGTTGAACGTCCACGCTACGTTATTGTAGCTTTTCAAACTTCTAAACGAGATGATATTCACGCTGATCCGACGCTATTCGATCACATTAGAATGTCCAGCGTACGAGTGGTTATTAATGGTGACTATTGGCCTAACGAGAGAATGCAATTGGATTTCACAAAAAATGATTACGCTATAGCTCACTACAATTATACTGAATTCTTTCCCAGTTATGCTCGTTCGCTAACAAAACATCCCATCTTAGATTACTCTGCATTTAAAAGATAtgctttgtttgtttttgactGTTCCAAGCAGGATGATACATCGTTTAGATCCGGAACTGTCGATGTTAAGTTGGAAATCGAAGCAGATGAAGGTTTTCCAGCAGGTACTCGAGCTTACTGTTTAATTGTTCACGACAGCCTACTCGAATACTTTCCACTAACTGAAGTtgtcaaaaatataatttaa
- the LOC114342935 gene encoding matrix metalloproteinase-18-like produces the protein MHINKVVLLIATSISFCLGGNFTETNAVSWLEQYGYITTSETASTDITETLEQFQERYNLPVDGKLNKETMELMQKPRCTQGDNAYAVKSAWKKFDIKWYFPQATPQALTVTKRVFEIWEEASKFKFTYLRIPDPNPDITITVVPKQHYFRYNCQGNDECPFKFTSGILAHSYFPPTSGCIEIHMNSNLTWDFSLNSTAEGRTNFFAVLLHEVGHALGLAHSSDKKAVMYPFYETFPSHITDDDKRGLEKLYGHKSKSASIPTQPRSSSPTTTERSRTTTAARTNKSKQNIITNVCELEYPDLIFLAYAPSFPTYRMYIVSKDLVWKYDLNNEKIPTNAEQFIRYFPRGITNVTHVFQSSNGDMIGVSRNRIYAAAFPSLRIHTDNMVPEINNARSINGLFQTNSGKKFVCFDGSFIEFNDKDIISRGRISDVFPGIPNDITSAFNYIDGHIYFLKHNVYYKFNEFTRSVIEKGTFNWNMLGIPCPDNGLIKQLKSLLSKVNLFYE, from the coding sequence ATGCATATCAATAAAGTTGTTCTGCTCATCGCAACCAGCATAAGTTTTTGCTTAGGTGGAAATTTTACTGAGACAAATGCAGTGTCATGGCTAGAACAATATGGTTACATCACCACAAGTGAAACTGCCAGTACTGATATTACTGAAACACTAGAACAGTTTCAAGAAAGATATAATTTACCGGTAGATgggaaattaaataaagaaacgATGGAGTTAATGCAGAAACCACGATGTACACAAGGAGACAATGCTTACGCTGTAAAATCAGCATGgaaaaaatttgatataaaatggtattttccaCAAGCAACCCCTCAAGCTTTGACAGTCACTAAAAGAGTATTTGAAATATGGGAAGAAGCATCAAAATTTAAGTTTACTTATCTGAGAATCCCAGATCCAAATCCGGATATAACTATAACAGTAGTTCCAAAACAGCACTATTTTCGATACAATTGTCAGGGTAACGACGAATGTCCTTTTAAATTTACAAGTGGTATATTAGCACATTCTTATTTTCCACCTACATCTGGGTGCATAGAAATTCATATGAATAGCAATCTAACATGGGATTTCAGTTTAAATTCTACAGCAGAAGGTCGAACAAATTTCTTTGCAGTCCTTCTCCATGAAGTTGGTCACGCTTTAGGTTTAGCACACAGTAGCGATAAGAAGGCTGTAATGTATCCCTTTTATGAAACCTTTCCTTCTCACATAACTGATGATGATAAAAGAGGCTTAGAAAAGTTATATGGACATAAAAGTAAATCTGCATCTATTCCAACTCAACCTAGGAGTAGTTCACCAACTACAACAGAAAGATCTAGGACAACCACAGCAGCTAGGACTAATAAATCAAAGCAAAATATAATAACGAATGTATGTGAATTGGAATATCCAGATTTAATATTTTTAGCGTATGCTCCATCATTTCCAACATACCGAATGTATATAGTAAGTAAGGATCTGGTATGGAAATATGACTTAAATAATGAAAAGATACCCACCAATGCTGAACAATTTATAAGATACTTTCCAAGGGGAATTACGAACGTGACACATGTTTTTCAAAGTTCCAATGGAGATATGATTGGTGTAAGCAGAAATCGTATATATGCAGCAGCATTTCCTAGCTTAAGAATTCATACAGATAACATGGTACCTGAAATCAATAACGCAAGAAGTATTAACGGTTTATTCCAAACAAATTCAggaaaaaaatttgtttgttttgatGGTTCATTTATTGAATTTAATGATAAAGACATTATCTCAAGAGGACGCATAAGTGACGTTTTTCCAGGAATACCAAATGATATTACATCAGCATTTAATTACATCGATGGACATATATATTTCTTAAAGCACAACGTCTATTACAAGTTTAATGAATTTACAAGAAGTGTCATTGAAAAAGGTACTTTTAATTGGAATATGTTGGGGATCCCTTGTCCTGATAATGGATTAATAAAACAACTGAAATCCTTATTATCTAAAGTaaatttattttatgaataa